In Salvelinus namaycush isolate Seneca chromosome 12, SaNama_1.0, whole genome shotgun sequence, the DNA window CAGTTCTCAGCGTCAATGTTAGCAAGGTACGAGGCCAAAGTTTACAATACtgcaacgctagccagcaaaaaCTATAAACTACTAGGAAAAATGGAGCAAACTTGTTTAATAATTAATCTCCGCGATTGTCATTGTAGGTGTTCATCGAAGCCGATGAAGGTCCACGAAATCTGAATTACAGCCAAATCACTGTGCTGCTATCAACAGTTGACTGGAATCCACACGAGATCTGTTCTGTGAGCATTGCATACTCAGATTATCAAACCATACGAGTTGATTTGTTCTCAATCAAAGCAATTAAGTAATTCAGGGAAATTATCATTTGTGCAGGAGACAGTCTCTGACGCGAATAATCCACATCAACTACTGTATATAATTGTGCACCTGTCCAGTGTTCCATCTAAACCAATTTTACATCAACAGATAATGTCTTTGGCTCGGGTGTTTTTTCGTTTACATGGCTATTTGCAACCCATATCGAAAACACAGGCTCCTTTGGTCTCCCGACTCATACGGACCCAGAATGAAGTGAGGTATTGGCAGTATACTGCTGCTCCACAGTCGACGAGTTGTCACTGGCAACTTCAGGAAGAATGCCTTGGTGAGTGTCTTGACAATTGTTTTTTATCTGCGCTTCCCTTTACCAAAGGCTATGATTATTTGGCATTTAATTCGCTCTAGCTTCCCATGTGTTTGTTATTGAGGGGTCTTTTTGAAGAACGTTTTGTTAATAATGAAAACGagaatccatttttgaataaagtCCTGAAGTGGTATCGATATATTGACGACATTTATTGTATATGGGAAGGAACTGAAGAAGAACTGTCAGATTTTATGGCACTACTCAATGACATTGACCCTAATCTCAAATTCACTATTGAACGTGACACTCAACGTGTTCATTATCTCGATATGTGGAttgagaaatcaaatggaaccctgtttacaACTCTGTATAGAAAAGAAACGGACAGAAATCCTATTACAGGGTGACAGCTTCCACCCTGAGCCATTAAAAAGAGGATTTCCAAGAAGCCAATTTTTTAGACTGCGCCGTATATGCCACTCCACAGAGGATTATCTAGAAAAAGCAGCGGAGATGCGCATTAGGTTTCTAATAAGAGGCTATTCGtcacaatgtgtggatgaagctcataatttggcattggaaaaaacacgagatgaactgctacaaaaaagACCCGCTAAAGCCAAAGAACACTCCGTAATGTTCACAACTACATATACTTTGAATTCGCGAAAAGTGGGAGGTGtggtcaagaaacactggcatatTTTATCATCGGACCCAGCTTTGCCGGCTGAATTTAAATATCTACCACGTATTGTGTAAAGGAGAGTTCGCAATTTACGCGATAAATTggttcatgccaactgccagccacaaaagaaaattAGCCAAACTCTTTTACGCCCTCTACCAAATGGTAActataaatgcagaggatgcgcacagtgcaacaatatgatgaaaTGTGAATATTTATGCCACCCACacacaggaaaacggttccaaataaattacattattacgtgttccaccacccatgttatttacattattaaatgtccatgtgggctctgTTATGTCGATAAAACCACccgctctctcaaacagagaattagtgaacataaaagttcaatcaggagaaacgacagggattatccagtcgctgtacatttcaatgacctgaagcatgacatttccacctttagattttgtgacatagagaaagttaagatatcagacaggggaggagatattaataatactctgagtaaaagagaatgtttttggattttcaccctccagacctTATTTCCTAAAGGatttaatgatgaaatgcctatgtatgttatgttgtgaatttgaacatgaaatatgtgtctcttgtagattattctgacgtttttcGTACGATGTACCCAGTGACTAATGAAAACTTACTATGtcctgtaatatttgtgttgtggagaaatgaccaggcaggagacgggggtacagttagttttcgtttagtcaaaacctctcgtgctctacagttcccgggcacactagtgcgcatgtgcatttcctattaggtgtagtaacgtaacactgtcgtaatacatcaccgcttagtaacagcatagtaactaatataaacagatgtagatcccagatactacactcctcccccatagtttttaactcccagagaacaaggtaaatatgttagggaactactaatgcaatatctgaacaatgcattcttaacatttttcaactactgggttgaagcagacttttcagagcccagcacaaatccaggggattattctgccccgaagatggagtttgtgtcctaataactaacccaggtaatgtccgttttctttccttttatctaggacatattaaagtgtttgtttgttttactgtctgttaccATTAACAGCTCAACTCACAGGTCAAGCTTTTGAGGTGCCCTTCGCTGTCGAATAGGATATCTTCGCTCCTCCTGGGCTTCCGGTAGTGGGCCAGGTTCGGGTGGAaggtcaggctctgtctctcccgtACGTCCACAGTCAGGAGAATAGTCCTGGGGGTCGTTATTGTTCTTGTTCTCTCTGCGTTTCTCTGCTGGGGCGTTGGACCGTAGCAGATGATCCACATGAACGTTGACCTGGCGATGACCAATTTGGACTTGGTAAGTCAAAGGTCCTTTGCGTTGCAAGATCACACCTGAGTTCCACAGGCTCTTGGGGTGTCTGAAATCAcgtaccatcaccctctctccctctttgaattctctgacagtctttgagtgtctgtcatgagctttcttctgctgtagctggtgctttgccacagtgcttgacaagtctggtttcaacaatgtcaggcgggtacgtggttggcgtctcagaaacagttcagctggtgtacattccgttactgtgtgtggtgtgttgcggtaagtaaacaggaaccggggaagcctttgttgggtgggcacagactgaacctcgagtctagtccaggccttcttaaaggtttgcacggctctctctgctgctccgtttgatgccggatggtaaggtggtgaccggatgtgccttactccattgttcttgagaaacatttcaaaatcgtttgacgtgaaaggagggccattgtccgatacgagctccttgactagtccaaaggatgcgagcaggtgtctgagaagattgatggtcttctcagctgtggtcagttgagtagggaacacttccatccacttggaatggacatcgacgacaacaaggaaatgttgcttgtcaatctcggcgtaatccacatggatgcgttcccaaggtgtagcagcccaggaccatggatgaagaggtgcagcagcaggcttgttgcgaacagcttcacaaggtgagcagtggcctacatgctgttgaatgtcctgatccagtccaggccaccacagataactgcgagcgagtgctttcattcgagtgatccctggatgtccctcatgcaggtcagatagcagtctcctctggaatttgtgaggtaccaccacccttgatccccacagaacacatccttgatcagtggacaactggtctttcttgtcgatgaatggacgaaggttatcgtcatttacgaagtttggccaacctcctaatgttaagtccaagactttggaaagcactggatctttccttgtttcctctgctatgtctgaagcagatatgggcagttcgtcaatgagagagatctggaagactgctctatcatcttcactgtcggagtcactattgcatggtagtcttgatagtgcatctgcatttgcgtgatcactggatcgtctgtactcaatctcgtagtcgtaggctaacaatatcagagaccaacgttgcattcgaagtgcagcaagggttggtatagctgattttggtccaaggatggccaacagaggcttgtgatctgtcagcagttggaacttccttccgtacaggtatttgtgaaacttcttcactccgaatattatgctcagggcttccttctcaatttgagcataatttttctcacttggtgacagagtccgtgatgcaaatgcaatagggtgttcttcacctgacgatagaacatgtgagatgacggctcctactccgtatggagatgcatcacacgcgagtctcagcttcatctctgtgttgtagtgggcaagccacttgctctttagcagacgctgtttgcaagtcttgaatgcttcttcgcattgtggggaccaattccactttgtatcggcctgcagcagttggtgaagcggatgcaacaatgtggacaagtttgccacaaactttccgtaatagttcaggagcaaggtgctctccaatggttggtgctgacacgaggatgtcgtccatgaagcacacaacgttgtctataccgtccaagatctgatccattgtgtgttggaatatcgctggagctgtcgagattccataggccaagcgattgaatctgaatagccccttgtgtgtattgatggtcagATACTGTTCTGACTCCGGATCCAGCTTCAGTTGCTGATAAGCGAATGCCAGGTCCAGCTTACTGAAAACCTTCCCACCAGTTAGAGTGGCAAACAGACCTTCAGCGTTTGGTAGTGGATATTCCTCTGGTAGTATGCAGCGATTTACTGTGACCTTGTAGTCACCGCACATTCTGACGGTCTTGTCTTTCTTTGGGACTACAACAATCGGAGCGGCCCAGTCGCTCCTCGCTACTTTCGTGATTATGTTATTCTTCTGTAGGCGGTCCAGTtccttctctactgcttccttaagagcatagggaactggacgtggtttgtgaaagataggcttggttccttcttgcactctgacttttgctgtgaagtcttgtatttcgccgtagccatctttgaaaagttctttgtgcttctccagcatgttagtgagtgtagcctgactcactggtttgtcctttctcagactgaagatttctccccagttcaacttgatcttttgtagccagtttctgcctagcaaggctgattttctcctttaacaatgacaagcggtagcgtccactccttcctttcataccggactggtacctggatctgccctaacacaggaatagtgtcaccagtgtatgaagaaaggcggatggacgctggctgaagagggcactctttcagtttttctttgtagagtctctctggaaccagagatacagacgctccggtgtccagctgcatttttaccggttttcccgctaactccatgttgagatagattccatctttttgttgttgagctgtgtacactgtggacagttccaatactgtttcagtagtaccttcctcttcttgtgctgcgtctgacactttgtgcgctcttgctgtgcgttttgaggctttacacactttctgtaaatgtccaacctttccacaattgtggcactttacattttggaatcgacattcactgtgctgatgattatctcccccacatctgtagcaacttggcttagacctttgagatgtgggctgctttgttcttgtgtaaccttgaggacgggactgagaaaagtgtgacttttgtgagcctttttcaccacgtgcatcactgaccttgtgaacacctttctgacgttctgcatatcccgatagctcaatagtatccctgtgggcaagctcgagtccaagtgcgatatcacaggctttccgaaaggtcaggtccttctctgacagaagccttctgtgatatgcttcacctgtgagaccacatacaaacttgtctcgaagagcatcatcaagaaattgtgcaaactcacatgtacttgccagccttttcaaagcaaggatgtagtcagccacggtttccccttgactctggtgacgttggtaaaatctgaaacgttctgcaatgagaattggcttaggcttgaaatgccttgaaagagtttcagtcagttctgcatagttcaactccactgcttttattggttcaatgagacctttcagcaatccatactcagttggacccaaaacactgagaaatatgtctgctttcttttcatctttgatttcatttgcagccagccaacgctcaaaacgctccaaataggaatcaaaatcctcttttgtagcctcaaactctggtactcgaccaatggttgccattttcacagttaattgttcagtttccttattccttgtattccttaattttcatctaattcttcacttcagaagtttctgcaattacttcgttcactgcactcatttgtaataatgtacacaccgtgttacgttccttcttccttttttttttcttgacaatatttctccactgagatcgcctaatttcaatgggttcaatgacagttttttttttatttaaccaccagagggcagtgtcgctattctggactccaatagtcttgctacttggcagctcctgaacactgtacctgctagcagtgcttagcctttttttactggcgaaagaaaataaaaaataactgacgaattacgtaattattttgagtttcattactcacgcaacattcttcccttcaagcaatgtccgTTAAATAAGTTTAATCACCTCgtcgccactgtaatatttgtgttgtggagaaatgaccaggcaggagacgggagtacagttaattttcgtttagtcaaaacctctcgtgctctacagttcccgggcacactagtgcgcatgtgcatttcctattaggtgtagtaacgtaacactgtcgtaatacatcaccgcttagtaacagcatagtaactaatataaacagatgtagatcccagatactacatgTCCTCATTGAGATTTTACAGACGTGTTCAATACGCCTTATATATACACCTTTGTAATATTTATATTAATAttcatattgttatatttggtagcacttatttgtttttcctttgcctccaacccccttcgatgtgtagaaaggatgtgggtggggccatgtctacataagggtgcaattttttttttattcactaaagctctgacgaaggccgatacgtaagcgtattaaatatcggtgatactatcaagagcagtttCCTTTTTCCTACATCAACAGATAATGTCTTTGGCTCGGGTGTTTTTCCGTTTACATGGCTATTTGCAACCCATTTCGAAAATACAGGCTCCTTTGGTCTCCCGACTCATACGGACCCAGAATGAAGTGAGGTATTGGCAGTATACTGCTGCTCCACAGTCGACGAGTTGTCACTGGCAACTTCAGGAAGAATGCCTTGGTGAGTGTCTTGACAATTGTTTTTTATCTGCGCTTCCCTTTACCAAAGGCAATGATTATTTGGCATTTAATTCGCTCTAGCTTCCCAAGTGTTTGTTATTGAAGTTCAATTTGTTcatatcaaatacaattttattcgtCACGTACTTCGTAAACAACTGGTGTGGACTATCAGTGAAAGTGCTTACGGGCCCTTCCTAaaacggaacccaaaccggctgcgcgcgtgcgctatcgtgcatacatttattttgtccccctacaccaaacgagatcacgacacgcaggttaaaatatcaaaacaaactctcaaccaatgacattaatttggggacagatcgaaaagcattaaacatgtatggcaatttagctagttagcttgcacttgctagccaatttgtcctatttagttagcttgctgttgctagctaatttgtcctgggataaaaacattgagttgttattttacctgaaatgcacaaggtcctctactccgacaattaatccacacataaaacggccaaccgaatcgtttgtagtcatctctcctccttccaggctttttcatctttgaacttatatggtgatcgcatctaaactttcatagtattaccacgacgaccggcaaaacagtttgtctttcaatcacccatgtgggtataacaaatgaggagatggcacgtgggtacctgcttctataaaccaatgaggagatgggagaggcaggacttgcagtgggatctgcgtcagaaatataaatgagttctattttagctcttggcatcgcagacggttgttggcgcgcgcaagcagtgtgggtgcaataattgaataacatggatttctacatttattttgtgaCGCTCGCttacgcgacgtgtccggtctggtcagcatgttacaatgcagagagaaagaaataataaaaaagtaaaacacgtcataatagatacacaatgagtaacgataacttggctatataccaggggtacgaggtaggggtagataaatacatatatactgaacaaaaatataaacgcaatgaTTTTAtggagttacagtttatataagaaaatcaggtcatttaaataaataaattaggccctaatctatggatttcacatgattggacAGGGATGCAGCAATGGGTGGGCCTAGGAGGGCATAggccacccacttgggagccaggcccatttacaggggagccaggcccacccacaggggaaccaggcccagccaatcaggttgagtttttttccccacaaaagggctttatttcatacagaaatactcctcagtttcaccagctgtccgggtggctggtctcagacgatcctgcaggtgaagaagccagatgtggcgGTCCTGGGCTGGCGCGGTTACACATGATCTGCggctgtgaggccggttggacgtgctGCAAATTCTCAAAATGACGTttaaggcggcttatggtagagaaattaacattaaattatctggcaacagttctggtggacattcctgcagtcatcaggctgattgcacgctccctcaaaacttgagacatctgtgccattgttgtgtgacaaaactgcacattttagtggccttttattgtccccagcacaaggtgcacctgtgtaatgatcattctgtttaatcagcttcttaatatgccacacctggcaggtagatggattatcttggcaaaggagaaattctcactaacagggatgtaaacaaatgtatgcactacatttcagagaaatacgttttttttgagtatggaacatttctgggatcttttatttcagctcataaaacatgggaccaacactttacatgttgaggtatatatttgtgttcagtataactaagaataaagtgacagatagtaaacagtagcagcagtatatgtgatgagtcaaaaaaggtTGTTCGAAAAGGGGTCAATGtagtcgtatggcttgggggtagatgctgtttagggtcctgttggtccagacttggtgcatctcTACCGCTTGTCGTGCGATTACAAAGAGAACAGCCTATGATggcctctataccagtgggtctGGATGGCATGGAGCTCAGCTACAGTGATGTATAGTTGGCGCCCCCCATGGgatggcgcccccccttggtttgtgctgtggcggagatctttgtgggctatactcggccttgtctcaggatggaaagttggtggttgaagatatccctctagtggtgtgggggctgtgctttggcaaagtgggtggggttatatccttcctgtttggccctgtccgggggtatcatcggatgggaccacagtgtctcctgaccactcctgtctcagcctccagtatttatgctgcagtagtttgtgtcggggggctagggtcagtttgttatatctggagtatttctcctgtcttatccggtgacctgtgtgaatttaagtaagctctctctaattctctccttctctctttctttctctctctcggaggacctgagccctaggaccatgcgccaggactacctggcatgatgactccttgctgtccccagtccacctggccgggctgctgctccagttccaactgttctgcctgcggctatggaaccctgacctgttcaccggacgtgctacctgtcccggacctgctgttttcaactctctagagaccgcaggagcggtagagatactcttaatgatcggctatgaaaagccaactgacattactcctgaggtgctgacttgctgcacctactgtgattattattatttgaccatgctggtcatttatgaacatttgaacatcttggccatgttctgttataatctccacctgacagagccagaagaggactgcccccccccccccccccccatagcctggttcctctctaggtttcctcctaggttttggcctttctagggagtttttcctagccaccgtgcttctacacctgcattgcttgctgtttggggttttaggctgggtttctgtacagcactttgagatatcagctgatgtacgaagggctatataaatacatttgatttgatgtactgGGTAGCacctaccctctgtagcgccttgccaAGTTGTCATACCAAGTgctgatgcagccagtcaaaatgctctcaatggtgcagatgcagaaacttttgaggatctgagagcccatgccaagtcttttcagcctCGTGTTACTTGAGAACCAATGTTGGactttcaaatcaaagtttatttgtcacatgcgccgaatacaaccggtgtagaccttacagtgaaatgcttacttacaggctctaaccaatagtgcaaaaaaggtattaggtaaacaataggtaagtaaagaaataaaaacaacagtaaaaagacagtgaaaaacagtagcgaggtgcgtacagtagcaaggctataaaagtagtgaggctacatacagacaccggtaaGTCAGGctgatttgaggtagtatgtacatgtagatatggttaaagtgactatgcatatctgatgaacagagagtagcagtagcgtaaagaggggttgggggggtggcaaacaatgcaaatagtccgggtagtcatttgattacctgtttaggagtcttatggctttggggtaaaaactgttgagaagcctttttctcctagacttggcactctggtaccgcttgccatgcggtagtagagagaacagtctatgactggggtggctggggtctttgacaatttttaggtccttcctctgacaccgcctgatgtagaggtcctggatggcaggcagcttagccccagtgatgtactgggccgtacgcactaccctctgtagtgccttgcggtcagaggccgagcaattgccgtaccaggcagtgatgcaaccagtcaggatgctctcgatgttgcagctgtagaaccttttgcggatctcaggacccatgccaaatctttttagtttcctgagggggaataggctttgtcgtgccctcttcacgactgtcttggtgtgtttggaccattctagtttgttggtgatgtggacaccaaagaacttgaagctctcaacctgctccattacagccctgtcaatgagaatgggggtgtacTCGGTCCAATGTTGGACTTTAATCTGGTATATTGGTTAGAACAGTGTCTGGACCTGACACTTGACTAGGCCAGTTTCCATATTATACGCTAATATTTACTTAAATCTAACATTTGAATCTTCAGAGCTCAGCTATGGAGGACTTGTGATGCACTTTGACTATGTGTGGCTACGGGATCATTGCCGCTCTGCCTCCTGCTACAACAGCAAGACCAACCAGAGGAACCTAGATACATCACATGTGGAGCTGAACATATGTCCTGCCAACACCAGGGTGGATGATGAGAATCTCTTCCTCACATGTAAGTCTTGGTTTGAAGATTGCTTTTCTCAACTAAGAGAAGCCCACATTGTGAAGTAGCCTGGAACTTGACCACTGCCAAACCTGAGATAGTTACTGCATTGTTCAGGGAGACCTTTGCCTCTTGTAAAAGGCTataatgacatactgtagacacggCAGACATTGCTACCATATGATTTATTTTACACTGTAACCATTAAATCCCTTACTCTGGTTGCAATCAGTCATTTCATTTGAGGTCGTATATCTAGGTCTGTTTGATGTCGTCAAAAACTCTAAGTCCATTGCCAGTCATGTTTTTTATTTCAGCCCATTTTCTTTTTGGCAGCACTGTGATATATGTACCTATTCCTACTCATCATTCTTTTGAACAGTTATTGGATGTATATTAGAAGGAATTGTCTTTGATTTGTGTACCTCAGGGCCCGATGGTCATGTGACAAAGTACAGCCTGAGTTGGCTGGCTCAGAACAGCTATGAGGGACAGAAGCAGAGTGCCATGCAGCCACGCATCATCTGGAACTCTGACATCTATGCCAATGCCAAGGTGCCCTCTGCCAATTGGGACAAGTTTATGACCTGTGATGATGAACTGAAGAAGTTCCTCAGAAACTTTCTGCTGTATGGCATTGCTTTTGTGGAGGGTGTCCCACCAACTGTTGAGGCCACAGAGACGGTTACCCAGAGAGTCAGCCTCATCAGGTACTGGCCTCTTAGGGAATGAGAAGGGGGTGTTCAGGGGTCTTAAAAGTAGCTACATCCCACCCACCACAATACATACAAACAGAAATGGTTTTAGAATGGGAGATTATTTAATGTTAGCTTGTTACAATGCTTGTTACAAAGCAACAGTGCTTTTTTAAACAAATTTATTtgacctttgtttaactaggcaagtccgttaagaacaaattattatttacaatgatggcctaggaacagtgggttaactgcattgttcaggggcagaatgacagatttttaatttgtcagttcggggattcaatctagcctacgtttcggttactagcccaacgctgtaaccactaggctacctgctacagGGAAGATGTTGGTTTCCTTAACAACAAGCCCTTGATACTTTTGCCAAGTGAACATGCACAACAAACTTTTCTCAGCACATAGAATGGAGTGTGGATTTGTCAAAGAGGAGAAGAGTAGTGGTACTGCCTTCTCATTAATCCACCAGGTTCATAAAGGACTCCATAGGTGGTGTGGTTTAAGTTTCCAATGCCTGAACCAAGGTGGAGTCTATCACAGTATATCTTGTTTTATCAAGATTCAAGAAATCTGTGCCATAACAATGTGCATCTGGCTTGCATCTTATCAGTTAAAAAAGCCATAAACCGGTGATGAAACAGTGTCAAACTGCAGCTTCCAAAAGGAATGGCCTGTTTCACAATGCTGAACCTGTTGTTA includes these proteins:
- the LOC120057220 gene encoding trimethyllysine dioxygenase, mitochondrial-like isoform X2; the encoded protein is MSLARVFFRLHGYLQPISKIQAPLVSRLIRTQNEVRYWQYTAAPQSTSCHWQLQEECLELSYGGLVMHFDYVWLRDHCRSASCYNSKTNQRNLDTSHVELNICPANTRVDDENLFLTWPDGHVTKYSLSWLAQNSYEGQKQSAMQPRIIWNSDIYANAKVPSANWDKFMTCDDELKKFLRNFLLYGIAFVEGVPPTVEATETVTQRVSLIRIQVFHCLKHEGTGGRTLLVDGFYSADQVLQKTPDNFELLARVPIKHEYIENVSDHRNHMIGIGPVLNVYPWNNEVFMIRYNNYDRAVINTIPHDVVKRWYVAHRELTTEMRKPENELWVKLKPGKVLFIDNWRVMHGRESFTGLRQLCGCYLTRDDALNTARSLGLQA
- the LOC120057220 gene encoding trimethyllysine dioxygenase, mitochondrial-like isoform X1, which produces MSLARVFFRLHGYLQPISKIQAPLVSRLIRTQNEVRYWQYTAAPQSTSCHWQLQEECLELSYGGLVMHFDYVWLRDHCRSASCYNSKTNQRNLDTSHVELNICPANTRVDDENLFLTWPDGHVTKYSLSWLAQNSYEGQKQSAMQPRIIWNSDIYANAKVPSANWDKFMTCDDELKKFLRNFLLYGIAFVEGVPPTVEATETVTQRVSLIRETMYGKMWNFTSDFSRGDTAYTKLALDRHTDTSYFQEPCGIQVFHCLKHEGTGGRTLLVDGFYSADQVLQKTPDNFELLARVPIKHEYIENVSDHRNHMIGIGPVLNVYPWNNEVFMIRYNNYDRAVINTIPHDVVKRWYVAHRELTTEMRKPENELWVKLKPGKVLFIDNWRVMHGRESFTGLRQLCGCYLTRDDALNTARSLGLQA
- the LOC120057220 gene encoding trimethyllysine dioxygenase, mitochondrial-like isoform X3, coding for MSLARVFFRLHGYLQPISKTQAPLVSRLIRTQNEVRYWQYTAAPQSTSCHWQLQEECLELSYGGLVMHFDYVWLRDHCRSASCYNSKTNQRNLDTSHVELNICPANTRVDDENLFLTWPDGHVTKYSLSWLAQNSYEGQKQSAMQPRIIWNSDIYANAKVPSANWDKFMTCDDELKKFLRNFLLYGIAFVEGVPPTVEATETVTQRVSLIRETMYGKMWNFTSDFSRGDTAYTKLALDRHTDTSYFQEPCGIQVFHCLKHEGTGGRTLLVDGFYSADQVLQKTPDNFELLARVPIKHEYIENVSDHRNHMIGIGPVLNVYPWNNEVFMIRYNNYDRAVINTIPHDVVKRWYVAHRELTTEMRKPENELWVKLKPGKVLFIDNWRVMHGRESFTGLRQLCGCYLTRDDALNTARSLGLQA